From Salvelinus fontinalis isolate EN_2023a chromosome 30, ASM2944872v1, whole genome shotgun sequence, one genomic window encodes:
- the LOC129828737 gene encoding homeobox protein zampogna-like produces the protein MALGRPSFSINDILTRGRDTRDNIQISRDLTDLCALKLATINQDQPTESRDGNSRGPGSSTSDCSEEHKRDEMEMIHIRQGNIRPSPGLGDIRKPTSEAGSEESTGEETEYMSCRKDINNKQLPCLDQDKQREEEEEEERESSYSTVGQPISGNKKRSRAAFSHAQVYELERRFNVQRYLSGPERAALAGALKLTETQVKIWFQNRRYKTKRRQMAVELASRNYSTPATLAKKVAVKVLVRDDQRQYGEDDLSSPPALPLYPAYQYGYYPYMYCFQPWLSSNALCGSMH, from the exons ATGGCGCTGGGCCGCCCCTCTTTCTCCATCAACGACATCCTCACCCGGGGACGTGACACACGAGACAACATTCAAATTTCACGGGATCTGACAGATCTATGCGCGTTAAAGCTGGCCACCATCAACCAGGATCAGCCAACCGAGAGCAGGGATGGGAACTCGAGGGGCCCCGGTTCATCCACGTCGGACTGCAGTGAGGAGCACAAACGGGATGAGATGGAGATGATACACATTCGCCAAGGAAATATTCGTCCCTCTCCCGGTTTGGGCGACATCAGGAAGCCCACGTCTGAGGCCGGTAGTGAAGAGTCCACTGGAGAAGAGACGGAATACATGTCATGCAGAAAAG ACATAAACAACAAACAACTACCCTGTCTGGATCAAGAcaaacagagggaggaagaggaggaggaggagagggagagtagttACAGCACCGTAGGCCAACCCATATCTGGTAACAAGAAGCGCTCCCGTGCGGCCTTCTCCCACGCGCAGGTCTACGAGCTAGAGCGTCGGTTTAACGTGCAGCGCTACCTGTCTGGTCCTGAACGCGCAGCCCTGGCGGGCGCCCTGAAGCTCACGGAAACCCAGGTGAAAATCTGGTTCCAGAACCGGAGATATAAGACCAAACGGCGGCAGATGGCGGTCGAACTAGCCTCCCGTAACtactctacaccagctacactaGCTAAGAAAGTGGCGGTGAAGGTCCTGGTTCGAGACGATCAACGACAGTACGGTGAGGATGACCTGTCCAGTCCGCCTGCTCTGCCTCTCTACCCGGCCTACCAATATGGATACTACCCCTACATGTACTGCTTCCAGCCATGGCTCTCTAGCAATGCACTTTGTGGGAGCATGCATTGA